The Anopheles maculipalpis chromosome 3RL, idAnoMacuDA_375_x, whole genome shotgun sequence genomic sequence ACATTCGGTTTGACACCGCATACATGAACCAGATGgataatgaataatttattgataCGTTTCGAGCCTGTTTCCGGAATCTGCTTGATATTGCATAACAGCAATGCTGGTTACATTTGCTTCTCGCACGCAAACCAAAATAAACTATGTAATAATTCtgatacaattttttaaataaataagcattAATTGTATGCTTCTCAATCAGtgatgcttcttcttcttcttggcttaacgacattctaaggtcacgccggccacgtagttggacagtcagtcctcaactacgggggatcggtccggatgggatttgaaccccgatcctgccgtttaaagaccggtgctgtcacctacaccaccgggcccaATCAGTTACGCTATAGAGCTTAACATTACTCTAATTTTACTTCAATTTTTTAACACCCCTTCAACCTCACACAGCACGAAACATTTCaagaaagagagtgaaatatttcactttgAAAAACTGCCAAACGGTGGAGACACAATGTTGAAcgaagtttaaaaattaattgttattttcatatttagtaaaaaataaaaatttacacaaaaagaataaaaagcaGACTAGATCATATAAATTGGTAGAGAAAAATGCTACAGGAAGATGACGAATAATAAGACAAATGACAAGGGCAAAGTACCGAGATAAGGTGACCCTGTTGTCAATTTACTAAATGAAATATGACCTTGATGGCTTGCTGTACAAAAAATGAAGAGTCTTGTTGATCAATTTTATTGTTCAGTATCTCAGACCAAAGTACGAGTTCAAatatcaggaaaaaaaatcaaaccacgAGATACCTGGAAGATTTAATGTTAACcctttgatgttttttttatagtataGATAGATATAAAAGTATAGATAATTACATTGTTCCAGtgctgggcgtctccatcgtctCCTTCTGGCGTATCTAAAAATGTTcttcaatatttgtttttgttttcatagaCATTGATTGTGATACATGTGATGTGATTCAACATTTTGGTCCCATTTGTTCATTTCTTTGTGCTGTGTCATTTTTGTCCAAAGTGTATCAATTTTGACCGATTCTGCGACGTTAGCTGACCATTGGCCATGCCAACATCTTTTGAACTCTAGGGTGCGATAACGTTGGTTGTGATCATGTACATATGCTAATAATGGCGCTTTAAAATCAGCCCCTTCGGCTGCTCCATCCATATAACTTTGTGAAATTGTGCGTTCTTAAGAAGTTACTCATTACATTACAGTTACTCATTGCTGTTTAATGGATACGTACAGTGTTAAATTAGTGTGTTTACCACCTCACTCTCACAACTTCACATGAGCAACATCTGAATACTTAAATAGACGTGAGTCAGTGATCAATAAAGTGATAATGCAACAGTGTTTTTGTTCAGTGCGAACACAAGGAACGTCCTCTTTGGTGTTAAACATGTAGAAAAGTGTTGGATCGGAAAAGTTAGATTGAAAACATGGCAATAGCTGTTACGGTAAGCGTTATACATTATATTTGCAAACGTATTataaaagaatgaaaacatTATTATTGCAATTATGATGAATGGGAGGGTCTCTCTAACCACTGGAGTATCGCCGGCCAGGGGATCCTCGACGGTCAAAGGGCCCTTTTAGACTTAGAATTATCAAACCTTAAGATTGGAAATCGATTAGGATTCAATTTGACTGGATTCGTATTTGGATTCGATTGGGATTCGATTAAGATTCAACCCAATTCGCTGAAGCGACGCCAAACAATTAGGTTTGGAATGCGAAGATTCGCTTTTCCCAACACTACTCACATTTAGTGTCGTCGTAACGTGACATTAGACATGAAtgatgttttgcttcaaatcACTAAAATCCAACactaaaaaataaagtatCTTAGGGCGCTTTCCTCTTTCTAATTCTGTTGTAAGGCTGACTATTGTAGTTGCAGCATAATATGCTGCGTTTGTTAAAAATGGTATCTGTTGTAATTCGTTAGAGCCAAAGTCATGTGATTCAGAAACAAGTTGTGGAAGCAACCGCTTGGGCAGCAACCTCTCATATTATTTCGAATGAAATTTACCATAAGCGCGATGAAACGCTACTGCGATTAACTAGAAATACGCAACTCTACCTTATCAAAAGAACGATTCCGAACAGTTCAGATGGCCCAGCAAACAATATCTCACTTCTCCCTGTAGTgaataatgaataataatgagattttctgGTCTGTGCTAGGAAGTAATCAGTGAGTTACGACGCAAGTACAAAGAATAGCTCTTGCACTACTACGTTAACACCACACTAAATCGAATCCTACGAGATGGAAATCGATCCTAAATTCTCAACAATTTACACCCCTGTAGCCTACCCAGTGAGCAAAATCATGCTGCTCACTATAGCGAGCAGatgcttctcactatagtgagaagcatGATTTTGCTATTTTGTGACTACTCAGCGTGCACAATCAAGCTTCTCACAATAGTGATTTGCTCACTATCTGCTCATTTCAGTGAgaagcatgattttttttcgctggaTATGATTTACTAATTAGTAAACCGACCATCGGCAGctactgttgttttgctgaACGCCATGACAACGTGAATTTCATTCCAATCCGAATTATCATCCCGATACGAAAATGCTGACTCATCCTGATACTGCGCCCGTTACCGCTCTTAGCAACTTCATGCTGCTAATCTTACCTTGTTGTAATCCCTTGGGAAAAAAGTGATGAgtttatataaaatattaaaacaaaaaatcgcacatCACGCGGCATACGTACCAACCCGGTTTGAAGACCATCATCGGATATGTTTCGTGTGCGCCGAAAAGTGTCAATTCATGGTGAAGGTCAAACCACTTGTAGCGTGTCGCGAGTATTCCACGATAAGAGCAAAAACGAAATCTCCAAATCAAATATGTTcatttttatatcattttcatttattcaattaaGCTTCTTTTTGGAACAAATACTGGTCACATAGTTTCGATTGATCACAACACATGCTCAGTTGCGCTTCTTTTTCGCACTCACCGACGTAGCCTTTTTCGATCGCAGCCCGCCACACAGCAGCTTAAACAGTAGATAGAAAAACAGCACCGGAACACCGATGATGGTGGCGATCACATCGATCCCGTGGTACTGCAGGAAGCCCAACTCCTGTCCGGCTGACTTCAAGTGCTCCGCCCCACGGTGCCGTATAACGTACTCCACCCAATAGACGGCCAATTCGAGCGGTTCCATCGGTTGATCGCGATACCGGGCGGATATGCTTTGGGCGATCGTTTTAAACTTCGAATCACCCAATATCCGATTGATCGCGCTCGACAGCCGCTCTTCGGATATTTCCTGGTACGGTAACAGCAACCCATACCCGGTACGTTCGGCTTTGGCCATGTTTAGGTACTGATCGCCAAACACCGGTATGCCAATCACCGGCACACCATGGTACATGGACTCGGTCGTGCTGAGCAGTCCACCGTGCGTAATAAACAGCCGCACATTCGGGTGGGCCAGTACGTCGTCCTGGGGCCACCATGCCTTAACGATCACATTGTCCGGCCGGTTCGGTAGCGTTTCATCTTCCCACTTCCACAGCACGGTTTGCTTCAGTTTCGCAAAGGCGCGCAAAATTGCTTCACGCTTCTCAACCGGCAGCTGGCTGCTCTGGATGTTTGAACCCATCGAGAAGTAAATCACACCGTGCGTTGCATTATCCAGCACCTGCTGGATGTCTTCCGGCAGCGGGTTCGGTTTGCGATTCACGTGCATTCCACCGACCTCGATCATGTTCGGCACGTACGGGCGCGGATAGCTGAGGCTGAAGTGATTGTTCAGCAGCACCAACGACACGGCCTGCCGGCGCAGCTCCTCTAGCGGGGGCTTTGGATCGGGAAATGATGCTTCGTACATAGCACTCTGCACCGGGAAATCCAACGTGTGTCCCAGAATGGTGTCCATGATTGCCATCAACATGTTACCGATGCGCTGCACAAATGACATCCGATCGGTAAAGCTCAGGAACGGATGCGGTACGTAAGATATCGGTGATGGTGTTCCGACCAAGTCGTTTGTCCAGCGGGATGCTCCAAAGGTGGACAAAACGAGGCAAGGTGCTTTGAAGTGATGGGCAAACCCtgtgaagaagcaaaagatgAAGCTTCGTATGAAGTAAACATGCTGCAGGAGACTCTGCATTCACCATAGTTACCTAGGTGTGCGTCATTCAGAAAGCTCTCCATGATGATTAGGTCAAACTTTTCGTTCGATGCGATCAGTTTCTTCACGTTCGGGTGCTCCAACGTGTAGTTGGTCAGCATTTGTCCAAATTTGTACGTCATCGTGATGCCTTCCCACACGCCTTGATCGGCCATCTCGAACATGTTCGGTACCAGATCTACAATTAAGCATGAAATTAACTCCCAATAATGGTAACGCTGCCAGTACACCTACCCTTAACAATATCCGCTGATCCGCTCACATCGATATCGTGATAATTTTTCAACGGTTTCTTCTGCGGGAATGGATTGATAACGTACACCTGCAGACAGAAAGTAAAGCATTACATCACTGTATCTTCCAGAACGCACATCAGCTGATAAAGCAACCTTACCTCATGGCCGCGTCTTGCCAGCTCTTTCGTTAGTGCCGATCCGACAATGTAGTGTGATCGGGCGGACGTTGGAAAGATCGCCAAAATCTTTGCCCCCTCAACCGGTCCGGAAACGGTGCATGCGTATACAATCGCTAGCAGCACCACCGTAACCGTCCACTTAAGCCTCATGTTGAGCTGTTGTGTGTCTTGGGCGGGCAAGGTCGTCGTGCTGCTGAAGTTACACCAGACACCAAAACAAACTTCCTTCTTGGTGCGCGACTCGATTGCTAATGACGAACTTTTTGGAACCGTTTTATGGATCTTCCGCTCACCACAAGTAGCGTTATTATCTCATCATACTTGAACAGTGCCATACAAACACACTTCTAACAAAATGCTCTATGGATGTGTAAGTGGAACCGACTGTAGGGttgtataaatatttgttccAAAAAAGTTCCAAACAAACCCGCCACCAAGCGAGATAATGAACCGTACAGTAAAACCAGTTCTGGTCTGTAAATGAGTGACGTTCATTTGATCTAGTGAACGCTCGCCATGtcagtggattttttttttagcgagAGATCGCACCAGACTTCTTTCGGAACGTTCTGTTTATAATAAACTTCAATATGatgtatatttatatttttacagtTTCAATTTCtccaagaaataaaaaaatgtcttgaTAAAAAATTACTGATAATAGAATGGGCAACAAACATGTATTAAATAAGAACATATCTATCGAATTCACGGAAAGAATTATAGTCACGTTAACTTAGCCAAAAATACCAAGACAAGCCCTCTCGAAATTGAAGCGCCTAAGAAGTTATCAGCCGAGTGATATTATCCGCGAAACCCATCGAAATTCTCCCATACCGAGATGAGAATCCCATCGCGACGTCAACCCGTGCGCATTCGTCAAACTCTGCGATGATTAGGAAAATTCTTCTACAAAACGTGATCCGAATACTAACGCTGTACATTTTAACCCCTCAACGCGAAACGCTTAGtatgaagcaaaaataataCCCACACAAACGTCCCACAAATCAATGAAATTTcgtattcaatttaaaatagatATTCACCGTCCTGTCGTCGTTTGACCGACGCGACTTTCAGAAGGCCATCACGCGGATGTGTAAGCTTTGTAACTGGGTGTGTTACAACTACACACAGCGCCTTCCGAAACATGGTCATTGGCAAGGGTACCACATTGCCATTGGCACTGTTTTGCTTGCCGtgcgtaaacaaacaaatatagaCCGTCGTCACTTGCCGGCAGCCGGTACATATGCTCATCCGCCGGCAACGTGATGTAGAGCAGTGTGGTGGTGAGCTTTACTATCGCTGTACACCGGCTTAGGAAAATATTGTCTAATtttgcgagagagagagagagagagagagagagagagagagagagagagagagagcacagAAGGAAAATAGAGAATTTGAATGAAACTCAATGATTACTCAGGTGCCGCTACCCTCTTTCTCGCTGACAGCTGCTACACTCATGATAAGAGCGTTTCGCCATAGCTAGCGAAGGTTCTCAACCATGCCGAATCCTAGTAGACGATTAGTTTGTACTAATAAACGGTGACGATCAGTTCGGTTGTCAGGAGGAACCCTGCTGTCCAAAGTATTTCGTGTTGTGCGCTTTTCGCGAGATAAGAATTTTGGTGAAATCATCCCAACACCCAGTCTCGGAATTGGGTCAACATTATGGCGCACTACACGTGTTCTTTGTCGCTGGCGTTCATATGCGTACTCATGTTAGGTCGCAGCGTACCGGAAACGGATGCAGCACGCATTCTTGGCATACTGCCTTCCGTGGGACGATCGCATTACATCATTGGGGCTGGTCTTATGAAAGCACTGCTCGATGCAGGCCACGACGTGACGATTGTGAGCCCGTACGCTATGAAAGGTGCGCCAGCTGATCGGCACCGTGACATTCTACTGCCGGATCTAGCCGCCTCGCACGACGTATCCGGACCGGATCTCTTCCAGTACAAGAACGCACCGAATGTGATGGTGCTGTATCTGGTGTACAGTGAAATTGGTCCGCTTACCTCGCAGGCACTGCTAGAGCATCCAAAGATGGTGCAGCTGATGGAATCGGGCGAACGGTTTGACGCCGTCATTGTGGAATCGTTCGCTAGCGAGGTGCTGTACGGTTTGGCGGAACACTTCGGTGGCCAGCTGCTTGTGTTCTCACCGTTCGGTGCATCTATGTGGACGAGCGAGCTGGTCGGTACGCCCTACCCGTACTCGTACATACCGCACACCTTCCTGAGCTACACGAACGAAATGACTTTTTGGCAACGGTTCACGAATGCACTGGTTGGCCATGCGGATAAGCTGTACTATCGGTGCGTCTTCCTACCCCAGCAGGAAGCCATGTTTCGGAAGTACTTTCCAAGCGCGAAGCTAACCTTCCAACAAACGCTTGAAAGTGTTCGGCTGGCGTTTGTGAACCAACACTTTAGCCTTAGCTATCCGCACCCGTACGCACCGAACATGATCGAGATCGGTGGCATACAGATCCAACCGCCCAAAGAGCTTCCGTCCGACATACAGCGGTACATCGATGAGGCACCGCACGGTGTGATCTACTTTTCGATGGGTTCCATGCTTAAGGGACGTAACTTCCCGGAGGACAAGCGTGCCGCATTCGTGAACGTGTTCCGCGACCTGAAGGAGAACGTGATCTGGAAGTACGAGAATGATAGCCTACCGGACAAACCGCCGAACGTGCTGATCAAGTCGTGGATGCCACAGAGCGACATTCTTGCCCATCCGAAGGTGAAGCTGTTCATCACGCACGGTGGACTGCTGGGTACGACCGAGGGCCTCTACCACGGTGTACCGATGGTCGGTATTCCGATTTACGGCGATCAGGAGCTTAATCTGGCCCGTGCCGAGCGGGCCGGGTATGGTGTGAAGCTCGAGTACGATACGCTAAGCGAAGTGACGATCGCTGCCGCCATTCGGAAGGTACTGTCCGACGCATCTTACACCGAGCAGGCCCAACTGATCTCGAAACGCTACCGCGACCAACCGCTCGGTCCCGCGAAAACGGCAGTCTACTGGGTGGAGTACGTGCTGCGGCACGGTGGTGCACCGCAGCTTCAATCACCGG encodes the following:
- the LOC126562012 gene encoding UDP-glycosyltransferase UGT5-like, coding for MAHYTCSLSLAFICVLMLGRSVPETDAARILGILPSVGRSHYIIGAGLMKALLDAGHDVTIVSPYAMKGAPADRHRDILLPDLAASHDVSGPDLFQYKNAPNVMVLYLVYSEIGPLTSQALLEHPKMVQLMESGERFDAVIVESFASEVLYGLAEHFGGQLLVFSPFGASMWTSELVGTPYPYSYIPHTFLSYTNEMTFWQRFTNALVGHADKLYYRCVFLPQQEAMFRKYFPSAKLTFQQTLESVRLAFVNQHFSLSYPHPYAPNMIEIGGIQIQPPKELPSDIQRYIDEAPHGVIYFSMGSMLKGRNFPEDKRAAFVNVFRDLKENVIWKYENDSLPDKPPNVLIKSWMPQSDILAHPKVKLFITHGGLLGTTEGLYHGVPMVGIPIYGDQELNLARAERAGYGVKLEYDTLSEVTIAAAIRKVLSDASYTEQAQLISKRYRDQPLGPAKTAVYWVEYVLRHGGAPQLQSPAVRLSFVEYNLLDVYALMTVIALSVLIGLGATLRALLRRLGIVKRQPRHSRQGSGKKNQ
- the LOC126562030 gene encoding UDP-glycosyltransferase UGT5-like, which codes for MRLKWTVTVVLLAIVYACTVSGPVEGAKILAIFPTSARSHYIVGSALTKELARRGHEVYVINPFPQKKPLKNYHDIDVSGSADIVKDLVPNMFEMADQGVWEGITMTYKFGQMLTNYTLEHPNVKKLIASNEKFDLIIMESFLNDAHLGFAHHFKAPCLVLSTFGASRWTNDLVGTPSPISYVPHPFLSFTDRMSFVQRIGNMLMAIMDTILGHTLDFPVQSAMYEASFPDPKPPLEELRRQAVSLVLLNNHFSLSYPRPYVPNMIEVGGMHVNRKPNPLPEDIQQVLDNATHGVIYFSMGSNIQSSQLPVEKREAILRAFAKLKQTVLWKWEDETLPNRPDNVIVKAWWPQDDVLAHPNVRLFITHGGLLSTTESMYHGVPVIGIPVFGDQYLNMAKAERTGYGLLLPYQEISEERLSSAINRILGDSKFKTIAQSISARYRDQPMEPLELAVYWVEYVIRHRGAEHLKSAGQELGFLQYHGIDVIATIIGVPVLFFYLLFKLLCGGLRSKKATSVSAKKKRN